Within Pempheris klunzingeri isolate RE-2024b chromosome 24, fPemKlu1.hap1, whole genome shotgun sequence, the genomic segment AGATCTCCCGCCTCAAACCCGGGAAAGAGGGAAACAACACCCGGATCAGAGTCCGCTCCCTGAAGATCGACGCGGACGCTGGTTCCGGCTCCTGGCAGAGCATCGATATCAAGACTCTGCTGCAGACTTGGCTGCGTCAACCGGAGACCAACTACGGCATCGAGATCAACGCCTACGACTCCAAAGGGGAAGATCTGGCCGTCACGTCAGCAGAGCCCGGAGAGGAAGGACTGGTGAGTCCAATCAGGACATCCACTCACAACATCTGGCAATATTTTATTACATGCATTCATTAAATCAGGGCCTCGTTCGTCACATCTGGCTCAAGTAATCCAGACTAACATGATTATTgtttgtgtattaaaacatgcagtgcagaagcatcctcctcctccttgtagCAGTGAGACTGATGACTCaaacaatatataaaacacatgctgattttatttattatttcacctGGAGCAGCTTTTCTTGGACACTCTCCCTGCATTTAATATATTTGGTTAATTCCACATTATTTAAAGCTACAAATGGAAACTTGCACCCTGGTGACCATTAAAGTCGCTTATATAATATTTTGGACCAAAAGTTCagctttttttggggggggctgTCGCCTTGTCAGAACATTTTCAATGCCTTTGCAGCAACCGTTCATCGAAGTGAAGATCCTCGACAGCCCCAAGAGGTCCCGCCGTGACTCGGGCCTCAACTGCGACGAGGAGTCTGCAGAGACTCGCTGCTGCCGCTACCCGCTCACCGTCGACTTCGAGGAGTTTGGCTGGGACTGGATCATCGCCCCCAAGCGCTACCGGGCCAACTACTGCTCGGGGGAGTGCGAGTTCCTGCATCTGCAGCAGTACCCACATGCACACCTGGTGAACAAGGCCAACCCACGAGGCACGGCGGGGCCCTGCTGCACTCCCACCAAGATGTCGCCCATCAACATGCTCTACTTCAACCGCAAGGAGCAGATCATCTACGGAAAGATCCCGTCCATGGTGGTCGACCACTGCGGCTGCTCCTGAGGAACGTCTGCAGGACAGAGGCTCAATCACACAAGCAAAAGTAACGCAAAAATTCAGTCGCAGTTACATCCCATCTACGAAAGAGATGCAAGACGTACTTTTGAGGACAGGACTCTTaaaattattcttattttgtactttgtgctttaatccaaatgaaatttacaacaaacaaaagcttaGACATGAGACCAAACATGATAGGAACAACAGATTTTATTCTAGATGACCAACTAAAGGCCATAAAAGCTCAAAAGAGATCAAATTCCTCAATAATCTCAACAAGTTGCAGTAATATTAAGGGAGGATTTAAATCAAATCCTGAACATTTGCTCTTAAAGGGGTCGTGTTTAACATACAGATCTGTAGCATATTAGCTACCAAGCTAACGATCAAGTGCAGTTTTATATGTAACCGCCCTCAAGTTCAATACGAGTATCCTGCCTTCTTCTTACATTGTAGTTGTCGACCATGAACAGTGGGGGAGAGTAACAGCaggcaaacaacaaacaagaaaaatggTGGAAAGTTTTGCAGACGAACAACTAGAGCTTCTTGCTGCTGTTATGTTTTCTTCACATTGTTGTAAACCTCTCGTGTATCAGCATGTTTAGTTGGTAAGATTTGTGGAagcatagatagatagatagatagatagatagaggctcctgctgcttcctgttttcctgtctTATGAAAACGTGCCCTGATTTGTGCCTTGACCAGAGCAAACCCTGCAGGGTGTCTTCCATGTgcgcctttattttgaaaaacatgaACCTAATGACTGTGAGCTTTCAGATCATCCTTCCCTGCCCTGAAGCTTGTTTGCAAACTCCTTGCTGTGATCTGTTCTCAAGAGCATCACAGTGATGGAcagaaatatgttgttttttggttttttttgagAGAGAGGATTTTGCAGATGTGTCgtgattttattctgaaaactGATTATTTGTGGTGGACTGTGTGGTATattgtaaatatgcaaattcAGTTTTATCAGCAATGCTGTCACTCTGATGGCTGCCCGTTCAGCTCTGAGACAGAGATGGGTTGAGAAGTGTGCTTTGTGGCACCTGTAGCAACACCTAATAGTGACATCACAGCACACTGACACGCccacttttacatcactgcagcagaatgaaaagctaaaagataactttgatatttttaaacctgggccctatttctttttaaatggtTCCAAATGACTGGTAGTTACAAagacttttggaattggtccagtagaaaTATCTGCTTGgttaaaagccaccagactccattgacaaaaacagtaattttacatggtcACTGTCTCACTCGattagtttttgtttgtgttattgtgtgactttggtgccATTAggggttagttcagatccaacacaatatttgtgcaacacacaataatgcAGATACACTAAAAtattgaggcagcagcacatCAGCCACTCCAGGGTTCTGCGagataaaatccctgttttagtgaatgtagtctggtgtgagtgcagagagcgatataacggctgtttgtggttaaaccaaaaggatcttccaggtctctctctgtagggatcctttccatgatgctgtcacacacttagaataacaatctgagcctgtcagtggctaaaacaagcacttt encodes:
- the LOC139223485 gene encoding growth/differentiation factor 8-like; translated protein: MLLFLNLAVFFSAGFSMEMNQTSKLLAESGEQCSACDFREHSKQMRLHSIKSQILSILRLEQAPNISRDMIRQLLPKAPPLTQLLDQYDPRVEDEDHATTETIITMATNPNPIAQDELSSCCLFSLSPKIQPKNILRAQLWVHLRPADMVTTVFLQISRLKPGKEGNNTRIRVRSLKIDADAGSGSWQSIDIKTLLQTWLRQPETNYGIEINAYDSKGEDLAVTSAEPGEEGLQPFIEVKILDSPKRSRRDSGLNCDEESAETRCCRYPLTVDFEEFGWDWIIAPKRYRANYCSGECEFLHLQQYPHAHLVNKANPRGTAGPCCTPTKMSPINMLYFNRKEQIIYGKIPSMVVDHCGCS